Proteins found in one Seonamhaeicola sp. S2-3 genomic segment:
- a CDS encoding asparagine synthetase B, protein MDAESQKNHLKAYGITYWTLKKELKVKWLLNYRGGSFLLPDTQEIQKECLIRGVSFEVISNDMAENILEEISSPSKNMEAVVLEKAPKIAVYTPNGKQPWDDAVTMVLQYAEIPYETVYDEEVLNDNLLLYDWLHLHHEDFTGQYGKFYGAYRASSWYINEKKSAEALAKKMGFNKVSQSKLAVALKIRDYVVGGGFMFAMCSATDSFDIALSAEGVDICEPMFDGDGSDAGYQNKIDYNKTLAFKDFTLERSPLIYEFSSIDMTRKRNVPRTSDYFTLMEFSAKWDPIPTMLCQNHTALIKGFMGQTTSFTRDEIKPNVLIMGETKINGEAKYIHGIKGKGFFTFYGGHDPEDYQHKVGDSKTELDLHPTSPGYRLILNNVLFPAARKKKQKT, encoded by the coding sequence ATGGATGCAGAAAGCCAAAAAAATCATTTAAAGGCTTATGGTATTACCTATTGGACACTTAAAAAAGAACTTAAAGTAAAATGGTTACTTAATTATAGAGGCGGTTCTTTTTTATTACCAGATACCCAAGAAATTCAAAAAGAGTGTTTAATTAGAGGGGTTTCATTTGAAGTTATTTCAAATGATATGGCAGAAAACATTTTAGAAGAAATAAGTAGCCCAAGCAAAAATATGGAAGCTGTTGTTTTAGAGAAAGCACCTAAAATTGCAGTTTATACGCCTAACGGTAAACAACCTTGGGATGATGCCGTTACAATGGTGTTGCAATACGCAGAAATTCCTTATGAAACAGTTTATGATGAAGAAGTGCTAAATGATAACTTATTACTTTATGATTGGTTGCACTTACATCACGAAGATTTTACAGGGCAATATGGTAAATTTTATGGCGCTTACAGAGCCTCATCATGGTATATAAATGAAAAAAAATCTGCTGAAGCTTTAGCCAAAAAAATGGGATTTAATAAAGTGTCTCAATCTAAGTTAGCAGTAGCTTTAAAAATTCGTGATTATGTTGTTGGCGGTGGGTTTATGTTTGCTATGTGTAGTGCTACAGATAGTTTTGATATAGCTCTATCTGCCGAAGGTGTTGATATTTGTGAGCCTATGTTTGACGGAGATGGGAGTGATGCTGGATACCAAAATAAAATAGATTATAATAAAACTTTAGCTTTTAAAGATTTTACTTTAGAACGAAGCCCTTTAATTTACGAGTTTTCATCTATTGATATGACTAGAAAAAGGAATGTGCCAAGAACTTCTGATTATTTTACTTTAATGGAGTTTTCGGCAAAATGGGACCCTATTCCTACCATGCTTTGTCAAAATCATACAGCCTTAATAAAGGGTTTTATGGGGCAAACTACTTCTTTTACAAGAGATGAAATTAAGCCTAATGTATTAATAATGGGGGAAACCAAAATTAATGGAGAAGCTAAATACATTCATGGAATTAAAGGAAAGGGATTCTTTACATTTTATGGCGGTCATGACCCTGAAGATTATCAACATAAAGTAGGTGATTCTAAAACCGAATTAGATTTACACCCTACATCACCCGGATATAGGCTTATTTTAAACAATGTACTTTTTCCTGCAGCCAGAAAAAAGAAACAAAAAACCTAA
- the thrS gene encoding threonine--tRNA ligase: MIHITLPDGSVKAFEENVTPMDVAKNISEGLARNVISASFNGTTVETATPLTTDGSLVLYTWRDDAGKQAFWHSSAHVLAQAIEELYPGVKLTIGPAIENGFYYDVDFGEHTVSEKDFKTIENKMLEIARGKHDFKMRSATKAEALALYKNNEFKTELIENLEDGTITFCDHSTFTDLCRGGHIPNTGIIKAVKILSVAGAYWRGDENKPQLTRVYGISFPKQKELTEYLHMLEEAKKRDHRKLGKELELFTFSQRVGQGLPLWLPKGAALRERLENFLKAAQKKAGYEMVVSPHIGQKELYVTSGHYAKYGEDSFQPIKTPKEDEEFLLKPMNCPHHCEIFNSFQWSYKDLPKRYAEFGTVYRYEQSGELHGLTRVRGFTQDDAHLFCTPDQLDEEFKNVIDLVLYVFGSLGFENFTAQVSVRDPENPDKYIGDVANWEKAEQAIINAASDKGLNYVIEEGEAAFYGPKLDFMVKDALGRQWQLGTIQVDYNLPERFDLTYKGSDNELHRPVMIHRAPFGSMERFVALLLEHTGGNFPLWLMPTQCIILSLSEKYEKYSEKVLNLLENHEIRALVDHRNETIGKKIRESEMQKHPYMLIIGEQEEKDNMVTVRKHGGEDLGMMTIESFSNIIKEEIDKTLKSF; encoded by the coding sequence ATGATACATATTACTTTACCAGACGGTAGTGTAAAAGCGTTTGAAGAAAACGTTACACCAATGGATGTTGCTAAAAATATTAGTGAAGGATTAGCTAGAAATGTTATTTCGGCAAGTTTTAATGGTACAACCGTTGAAACAGCAACCCCATTAACCACCGATGGGTCATTGGTTTTATATACCTGGAGAGACGATGCAGGAAAACAAGCTTTCTGGCACTCTTCGGCACACGTATTAGCTCAAGCAATTGAAGAATTATATCCAGGGGTTAAATTAACTATTGGTCCTGCTATTGAAAATGGATTTTATTATGATGTAGATTTTGGTGAGCATACAGTATCTGAAAAAGATTTTAAAACCATTGAAAATAAAATGTTAGAGATTGCACGTGGTAAACACGATTTTAAAATGCGATCTGCCACCAAAGCTGAAGCCTTAGCTTTATATAAAAATAATGAGTTTAAAACTGAACTTATTGAAAACTTAGAAGATGGTACTATAACGTTTTGTGACCACTCTACATTTACAGATTTATGTAGAGGAGGCCATATACCTAATACCGGCATTATAAAAGCGGTAAAAATTTTAAGTGTTGCTGGAGCCTATTGGCGTGGTGATGAAAATAAACCTCAGTTAACACGTGTTTACGGTATTTCATTTCCTAAGCAAAAAGAACTTACCGAGTATTTACACATGCTTGAAGAAGCTAAAAAACGCGACCATAGAAAACTTGGGAAAGAGTTAGAATTATTTACTTTTTCTCAAAGAGTAGGACAAGGTTTACCTTTATGGTTACCTAAAGGAGCTGCCCTACGCGAACGTTTAGAAAACTTTTTAAAAGCTGCTCAAAAAAAGGCTGGTTATGAAATGGTTGTTTCACCACACATAGGACAGAAAGAATTATATGTAACTTCAGGGCATTACGCTAAATACGGAGAAGATAGTTTTCAGCCCATAAAAACCCCTAAGGAAGACGAAGAATTTTTATTAAAACCTATGAACTGTCCGCACCATTGTGAAATATTCAATAGCTTCCAATGGAGTTATAAAGATTTACCTAAACGTTATGCCGAATTTGGTACAGTTTATAGATACGAACAAAGTGGAGAACTACATGGTTTAACACGTGTTAGAGGCTTTACACAAGATGATGCCCATTTATTTTGTACTCCAGATCAATTAGATGAAGAATTTAAAAATGTAATTGATTTAGTATTATATGTATTTGGATCTTTAGGATTTGAAAACTTTACGGCTCAGGTTTCTGTAAGAGATCCTGAAAACCCCGACAAATATATAGGTGATGTAGCTAATTGGGAAAAAGCAGAACAAGCCATTATTAATGCGGCTTCTGATAAAGGATTAAATTATGTTATTGAAGAAGGAGAAGCTGCTTTTTATGGTCCTAAATTAGACTTTATGGTTAAAGATGCCTTAGGAAGACAATGGCAACTAGGAACAATACAGGTAGATTATAACTTACCAGAACGCTTTGACCTTACATATAAAGGAAGTGATAATGAATTGCACCGTCCTGTAATGATTCACAGGGCACCATTTGGAAGTATGGAACGTTTTGTAGCATTATTATTAGAACATACAGGAGGTAATTTCCCGCTTTGGCTTATGCCAACACAATGTATTATATTGTCACTCAGCGAGAAATATGAAAAATACTCCGAAAAAGTTTTAAATTTGCTAGAAAATCACGAAATTCGCGCCCTTGTAGACCATAGAAATGAGACTATAGGGAAAAAAATTCGGGAATCCGAAATGCAAAAACACCCGTATATGCTTATTATAGGGGAACAAGAAGAGAAAGATAACATGGTTACTGTACGCAAGCACGGTGGTGAAGATTTAGGAATGATGACTATTGAATCCTTCTCAAACATTATAAAAGAAGAAATTGATAAAACGTTAAAATCGTTCTAA
- the dnaB gene encoding replicative DNA helicase, whose translation MKQPNQIKGYKVDKSTLISLEKGKIPPQAIDLEEVVLGAMMIDKKGVDEVIDILSPEAFYKEAHQHIFEAIFQLFENSEPIDLLTVSTQLKKNAKLELVGGDFYLISLTQKVSSSAHIEFHARIILQKFIQRSLIKISSEIIEDSYDETKDVFDLLDKAEAKLYEVTQGNIKKSSESAQDLVIQAKKKIEEISNKEGLSGIPTGFTKLDKLTSGWQPSDLIIVAARPGMGKTALTLSMARNIAVDQNIPVAFFSLEMASVQLITRLISSETGLSSEKLRTGKLEKHEWEQLNVKVKGLEKAPLFIDDTPSLSIFDLRAKARRLSSQHDIKLIMIDYLQLMTGGSSHNGNREQEISMISRNLKALAKELNVPVIALSQLSRAVETRGGSKRPLLSDLRESGAIEQDADIVSFIYRPEYYKIDEWDDEERSPTEGQAEFIIAKHRNGGLENIRLKFIGHLGKFDNLDDFDSPFEFHSKMNAAANDDTFSSDNFTASPDQAFGSSLNEGDENDDVPF comes from the coding sequence ATGAAACAACCCAATCAAATAAAGGGATATAAAGTAGATAAAAGCACCTTAATCAGTCTTGAAAAAGGTAAAATACCTCCGCAAGCTATTGATTTAGAGGAAGTTGTGTTGGGTGCAATGATGATTGATAAAAAAGGAGTAGATGAAGTTATTGATATTTTAAGTCCAGAAGCATTCTATAAAGAAGCACATCAACATATTTTTGAAGCTATTTTTCAGCTGTTTGAAAACAGTGAACCTATAGACTTATTAACGGTTTCAACACAATTAAAGAAGAATGCTAAGCTAGAATTGGTTGGAGGTGATTTTTACCTCATTTCTTTAACCCAAAAAGTGTCATCTTCAGCACATATTGAGTTTCATGCTCGTATTATTTTACAGAAATTTATTCAACGTAGTTTAATTAAAATTTCTAGTGAAATTATAGAAGATTCTTATGATGAAACCAAAGATGTGTTTGACTTATTAGATAAGGCAGAAGCTAAATTATACGAAGTAACGCAAGGAAACATAAAAAAATCTAGTGAGTCTGCTCAAGATTTGGTAATTCAAGCAAAAAAGAAAATTGAAGAAATTTCTAATAAAGAAGGACTTAGTGGTATTCCAACAGGTTTTACTAAGCTAGATAAATTAACCTCTGGTTGGCAACCATCAGATTTAATTATTGTTGCTGCGCGTCCTGGTATGGGTAAAACAGCCCTAACACTTTCTATGGCAAGAAATATAGCCGTAGATCAAAATATACCTGTGGCATTTTTCTCTTTAGAAATGGCATCTGTACAATTAATTACGCGTTTAATATCTAGTGAAACGGGGTTATCTTCAGAAAAATTACGTACCGGAAAATTAGAAAAACACGAGTGGGAACAGCTTAACGTAAAAGTAAAAGGGCTTGAAAAAGCACCACTTTTTATAGATGACACCCCTTCACTTTCAATTTTCGATTTAAGAGCCAAAGCACGTCGTTTATCCTCTCAGCATGATATAAAACTAATCATGATTGATTACCTGCAACTTATGACTGGTGGAAGTAGCCATAATGGTAACAGAGAGCAAGAAATATCAATGATTTCTAGAAACTTAAAAGCGTTAGCTAAAGAGTTAAATGTACCTGTAATTGCATTATCACAGTTATCGCGTGCGGTTGAAACTAGGGGAGGTAGCAAGCGTCCATTACTATCAGATTTACGTGAATCTGGAGCTATTGAACAAGATGCTGATATTGTAAGTTTTATTTACAGACCAGAATATTATAAAATTGATGAATGGGATGATGAAGAACGCTCTCCAACCGAAGGTCAGGCAGAATTTATTATTGCTAAACACAGAAATGGTGGCTTAGAAAACATAAGATTGAAGTTTATTGGGCATCTTGGTAAGTTTGATAATTTAGATGATTTTGATTCTCCTTTTGAATTCCATTCTAAAATGAATGCTGCTGCTAATGATGATACCTTTAGCTCAGACAATTTTACAGCAAGTCCAGACCAAGCTTTTGGAAGTTCATTAAATGAAGGTGATGAAAATGATGATGTACCTTTCTAA
- a CDS encoding acetyl-CoA carboxylase carboxyltransferase subunit alpha — protein sequence MEYLEFELPIKELEDQLQKCRVIGEESEVDVTETCSQIEKKLASTQKDLYKNLTPWQRVQLSRHPNRPYTLDYINAICGESFLELHGDRNFKDDKAMIGGLGKIGDQSFMFIGQQKGYNTKTRQYRNFGMANPEGYRKALRLMKMAEKFGIPVVTLLDTPGAYPGLEAEERGQGEAIARNILEMTRLKVPIITIVIGEGASGGALGIGVGDKVLMLENTWYSVISPESCSSILWRSWEYKEQAAEALKLTATDMKKLKLVDGIIKEPLGGAHRDRQKTFTAVSNAIVKNYNELKNLSPKDLVANRMDKYANMGVYKG from the coding sequence ATGGAATATTTAGAATTTGAACTACCCATAAAAGAACTAGAAGATCAGCTTCAAAAATGTAGAGTGATAGGAGAAGAGAGTGAAGTTGATGTTACAGAAACCTGTTCTCAAATAGAAAAGAAATTAGCTTCTACTCAAAAAGATTTATATAAAAACCTTACGCCTTGGCAACGTGTACAATTGTCTCGTCACCCAAACAGACCTTATACATTAGATTATATTAATGCCATTTGCGGAGAATCTTTTTTAGAGTTACATGGTGATAGAAACTTTAAAGACGATAAAGCCATGATAGGAGGTTTAGGGAAAATAGGAGACCAAAGTTTTATGTTTATTGGGCAACAAAAAGGTTACAATACCAAAACAAGACAATACAGAAATTTTGGTATGGCAAACCCAGAAGGCTATAGAAAAGCACTTCGGTTAATGAAGATGGCAGAAAAATTTGGTATTCCAGTAGTAACCCTTTTAGATACACCTGGAGCATACCCAGGATTAGAAGCAGAAGAGCGCGGACAAGGTGAAGCCATAGCCAGAAATATTTTAGAAATGACACGTTTAAAAGTTCCTATTATAACTATTGTTATAGGCGAAGGAGCTTCTGGTGGGGCGTTAGGAATTGGAGTAGGAGATAAAGTATTAATGCTAGAAAATACTTGGTACTCTGTAATTTCTCCAGAGTCTTGTTCTTCTATTTTATGGCGCAGTTGGGAGTATAAAGAACAAGCTGCTGAAGCTTTAAAGCTTACTGCTACCGATATGAAAAAACTTAAACTTGTTGATGGTATTATAAAAGAACCTTTAGGAGGAGCTCATAGAGATAGACAAAAAACATTTACTGCAGTTAGCAATGCCATTGTAAAAAATTATAATGAATTAAAAAACTTATCACCAAAAGATTTAGTTGCAAACCGAATGGATAAATATGCTAATATGGGTGTTTATAAAGGCTAA
- the infC gene encoding translation initiation factor IF-3 gives MKEDKHRINSKITAQKLRLVGDNVEIGIYTKGDAMRIANEQDLDLVEISPNADPPVCKVMDYKKFLYEQKKRDKALKAKATKVIIKEIRFGPQTDDHDYQFKKKHAEKFLKEGAKLKAFVFFKGRSIVFKEQGQILLLRLAQDLEEFGKVEQMPKLEGKRMTMFIAPKKDKK, from the coding sequence ATTAAAGAGGACAAACACAGAATCAACTCTAAAATTACAGCACAAAAGTTACGTCTTGTTGGCGATAATGTAGAAATTGGTATATACACCAAAGGTGATGCCATGAGAATAGCTAATGAGCAAGATTTAGATTTAGTTGAAATATCTCCAAACGCAGACCCACCGGTTTGTAAAGTTATGGATTATAAAAAGTTTCTTTATGAACAAAAGAAACGAGATAAAGCCTTAAAAGCTAAGGCAACTAAAGTTATTATTAAAGAAATTAGATTTGGACCACAAACTGATGATCACGATTATCAGTTTAAAAAGAAACATGCTGAAAAGTTTTTAAAAGAAGGTGCAAAACTAAAAGCATTTGTATTCTTTAAAGGACGTTCTATTGTATTTAAAGAGCAAGGACAAATTTTGTTATTACGTTTAGCTCAAGATTTAGAAGAATTTGGTAAAGTTGAACAAATGCCAAAATTAGAAGGAAAGCGAATGACAATGTTTATTGCTCCTAAAAAAGATAAGAAATAA
- the rplT gene encoding 50S ribosomal protein L20 has protein sequence MPRSVNSVAKRARRKKIIKQAKGYFGRRKNVWTVAKNAVDRAMQYSYRDRRNKKRTFRALWITRINAGAREHGLSYSQFMGKLKANNIELNRKVLADLAMNNPEAFKAVVDKVK, from the coding sequence ATGCCAAGATCAGTAAATTCTGTAGCTAAAAGAGCTAGAAGAAAAAAGATTATTAAACAAGCAAAAGGTTACTTTGGAAGACGTAAAAACGTTTGGACAGTAGCCAAAAATGCGGTTGATAGAGCGATGCAATATTCGTATAGAGACCGTAGAAACAAGAAAAGAACATTCCGTGCTTTATGGATAACCCGTATTAATGCAGGTGCCAGAGAACATGGTTTATCTTATTCTCAATTTATGGGGAAATTAAAAGCTAATAACATTGAATTAAACCGTAAGGTTTTAGCAGATTTAGCTATGAATAACCCTGAAGCTTTTAAAGCTGTAGTTGATAAAGTAAAATAA
- a CDS encoding secondary thiamine-phosphate synthase enzyme YjbQ — protein MKFFQEQVKLKPYTRGFHLITDEILNAIPQINQINIGQLQVFIKHTSASLTINENADYTVRTDFESHFNKMVPENAPYYKHTYEGPDDMPAHIKASLLGASVQIPITNGKLNLGVWQGIYLCEHRDYGGSRNLVITAFGN, from the coding sequence ATGAAATTTTTTCAAGAACAAGTAAAATTAAAGCCTTACACAAGAGGTTTTCATCTTATCACCGATGAAATATTAAACGCCATTCCACAAATTAACCAAATAAATATAGGGCAGTTACAGGTATTTATAAAACATACTTCGGCTAGTTTAACCATAAATGAGAATGCAGATTATACTGTTAGAACCGATTTTGAAAGTCATTTTAATAAAATGGTTCCAGAAAATGCTCCTTATTATAAACACACTTATGAAGGACCTGACGATATGCCTGCTCATATTAAAGCCTCTTTATTAGGTGCTTCGGTTCAAATACCAATTACAAATGGTAAATTAAATTTAGGTGTTTGGCAGGGTATTTACCTATGTGAACATAGAGATTATGGTGGCTCTAGAAACTTAGTAATTACTGCTTTTGGTAATTAG
- the rpmI gene encoding 50S ribosomal protein L35, whose product MPKMKTKSSAKKRFKLTGTGKIKRKHAFKSHILTKKSKKRKLALTHDTLVHKADEDNIKTMLRLK is encoded by the coding sequence ATGCCTAAAATGAAAACAAAATCTAGTGCCAAAAAACGTTTTAAGTTAACAGGTACTGGTAAGATTAAAAGAAAGCACGCATTTAAGAGTCATATATTGACTAAAAAATCTAAAAAGCGTAAGCTTGCTCTGACTCATGATACATTAGTACATAAGGCAGACGAAGACAATATTAAAACCATGTTACGTTTAAAGTAA
- a CDS encoding cytosine permease: protein MNATNKYSQFENIEEEQLPIAKHKLYNWTHFAGLYAAEHVAATEFVIGATFVALGATTKDIILGLLIGNILAVLSWTFITSPIAVDTRLSLYTYLNKIAGDSMTNLYNWANVIIFTVISAAMITVSSTAVRFAFNIPAQLNWYPTNVWFILIVLCVGAVVVSIAIYGFKAVSKFSAICAPWLFVMFVCGAFVLLPALSLEVLGETLPKGWSDFITLGDKSIWTGVNSEGKPGIGLVEVIGFAWAANTITHFGLIDMALLRFAKKKVYGLSTSTGMMFGHYLAWISAGIMGAGAAVIIGKSIVELDPGDVAYYALGWSGFIIVIVAGWTTAVANLYRAGLAAQAIFYNNSRKKTTIIVGLVTVVVACFPFVFSQILPLLTFAGLIVVPVGGIVFAEHQIFPKINYTRYWARYRKLSFNTPAVASWALGLVFGFGLNALNVMSFFYLFIPTWIFTIVVYTLLAGRYGAKNKYPEEEAKENKRNKDIEKFQEEKAKEHVVHLKDNTSLTKVLRVISILVLIITVVLAFTVLFGSSNESAYIENREVFYKYAFVCTIIYFITTIWVLKRGDSIQN from the coding sequence ATGAACGCCACTAATAAATATTCTCAGTTTGAAAATATTGAAGAAGAACAGTTGCCAATAGCAAAGCATAAACTGTATAATTGGACTCATTTTGCAGGTTTATATGCAGCAGAACATGTTGCTGCTACAGAATTTGTTATAGGAGCTACTTTTGTAGCGCTTGGTGCCACCACTAAAGATATTATTTTAGGTTTATTAATTGGAAACATTTTAGCTGTTTTAAGTTGGACCTTTATAACGTCTCCCATTGCTGTAGATACCCGATTAAGTTTATATACCTACTTAAATAAAATAGCAGGAGATTCTATGACAAATCTTTATAATTGGGCAAATGTTATCATTTTTACGGTAATATCAGCAGCAATGATTACTGTATCTTCTACAGCTGTACGTTTTGCTTTTAATATTCCTGCGCAACTTAATTGGTATCCTACAAATGTATGGTTTATATTAATTGTTTTGTGTGTAGGTGCTGTGGTGGTCTCTATTGCTATATATGGATTCAAAGCTGTGTCTAAATTCTCTGCTATTTGCGCACCTTGGTTATTTGTTATGTTCGTTTGTGGTGCATTCGTACTCTTGCCAGCACTTTCATTAGAGGTTTTAGGAGAAACATTACCAAAAGGATGGAGTGATTTTATAACTCTAGGAGATAAGTCTATTTGGACAGGAGTTAATAGTGAAGGAAAACCAGGTATTGGTTTAGTAGAGGTAATAGGTTTTGCATGGGCAGCAAATACTATTACGCATTTCGGGCTTATAGATATGGCTTTATTGCGTTTTGCAAAAAAGAAAGTGTACGGGTTATCTACTAGTACAGGAATGATGTTTGGGCATTACCTTGCTTGGATATCAGCTGGAATTATGGGAGCAGGGGCAGCTGTAATTATTGGTAAGTCTATTGTTGAATTAGACCCCGGAGATGTTGCTTATTATGCTTTAGGTTGGTCTGGGTTTATCATCGTTATTGTTGCTGGTTGGACTACAGCAGTTGCTAATCTATACCGAGCAGGACTAGCAGCACAGGCTATTTTTTATAACAATTCAAGAAAAAAAACAACCATTATAGTTGGTTTAGTTACCGTAGTGGTGGCGTGTTTTCCTTTTGTATTTTCTCAAATTCTTCCATTATTAACCTTTGCAGGTTTAATAGTTGTGCCTGTTGGAGGAATTGTATTTGCAGAACATCAGATTTTCCCTAAAATTAACTATACGCGTTACTGGGCACGTTATCGCAAGTTGTCATTTAATACACCAGCTGTTGCATCATGGGCTTTAGGGCTTGTGTTTGGTTTTGGTTTAAATGCACTAAATGTAATGTCGTTTTTTTACTTATTTATTCCTACTTGGATTTTTACAATAGTGGTTTATACGCTATTGGCAGGTCGTTATGGAGCAAAAAATAAATACCCTGAAGAAGAAGCAAAAGAAAACAAAAGAAATAAGGATATTGAAAAATTTCAAGAAGAAAAAGCAAAAGAGCATGTTGTACATTTAAAAGATAATACTTCTTTAACTAAAGTGTTGCGAGTAATTTCTATTCTGGTTTTAATTATTACCGTTGTATTAGCATTCACAGTGTTGTTTGGTAGTTCTAATGAAAGCGCGTACATAGAAAATAGGGAGGTATTTTATAAATATGCTTTTGTCTGTACTATTATCTACTTTATTACAACAATATGGGTACTTAAAAGAGGTGATTCTATACAAAATTAA
- a CDS encoding DMT family transporter: MPNAKLKNYLHLHLLVFIAGFTAILGELITITAIPLVWYRMIMASILMFVYIKIAKVKLSIRPKSVLKLSIAGIIIAAHWITFFGAIDEANISIALAMFSTGAFFASLIEPVVYKRKIIWYEILFGLIVITGVIIITQSEIKYLSGIILGISSAFLSSLFAVLNGSFLKQHTATVISFYEFLSGVIFISLYLLFTTEGFNLAFFKLSTSDFLYLLILASVCTAYAFIASVHVMKHISPYTVVLTYNLEPIYGILIALMLFPESEKMSASFYYGALLIITTIILNGILKNSQKLKRKNS, encoded by the coding sequence ATGCCAAACGCTAAACTTAAAAATTACTTACACCTTCATCTTTTAGTTTTTATAGCTGGTTTTACCGCTATTTTGGGTGAGCTAATTACCATTACTGCTATTCCCTTAGTTTGGTATAGAATGATTATGGCATCTATTTTAATGTTTGTTTATATTAAAATAGCAAAGGTAAAGCTAAGTATTAGACCAAAATCGGTTTTAAAACTATCAATTGCAGGAATTATAATTGCAGCACACTGGATTACTTTTTTTGGAGCTATAGATGAAGCCAACATATCTATAGCATTAGCAATGTTCTCAACAGGTGCTTTTTTTGCTTCATTAATAGAGCCTGTAGTATATAAAAGAAAAATTATTTGGTATGAAATTTTATTTGGGTTAATAGTAATTACAGGAGTTATAATAATAACACAAAGCGAAATAAAATACCTTTCTGGAATAATTCTAGGCATATCTTCGGCTTTTTTATCATCATTATTTGCTGTTTTAAATGGTAGTTTTTTAAAACAACATACAGCAACAGTCATTTCATTTTATGAATTTTTAAGTGGTGTCATTTTCATTTCGTTGTATTTACTTTTCACTACAGAAGGTTTTAATTTAGCATTTTTCAAACTAAGTACATCAGATTTTTTATACTTATTAATTTTAGCATCGGTTTGTACTGCATATGCTTTTATAGCATCGGTTCATGTAATGAAACATATAAGTCCATACACCGTAGTTTTAACCTATAACTTAGAGCCTATTTACGGTATATTAATAGCATTAATGCTGTTTCCAGAGAGTGAAAAAATGAGTGCTTCTTTTTATTATGGAGCCCTTTTAATTATTACAACTATAATACTGAATGGGATATTGAAAAATTCACAAAAATTAAAAAGAAAAAATTCATAG
- a CDS encoding Cof-type HAD-IIB family hydrolase, with product MDLSQVKLVVSDMDGTLLNSNHEVSNLFLEQFKTLKKHNILFVAASGRPYYSIVEKLKSIKNDIIVVAENGGLVIQNNKQILSTPIDRGNLFEIEKIIDANNHIHPVFCTKSKGYFKSNSFGYISVLSEYYPKFKVIDNIEEIDEEIMKIALYHSEDSEKHIYPLVKFLENKYAIKISGKNWLDISDHLANKGHAIKLLQETFNISEKETMAFGDYNNDLEMLSLAKYSFAMKNAHDNVKEVANYETKSNNDLGVEHIIAKLLDTKN from the coding sequence ATGGATTTATCTCAAGTAAAGTTAGTAGTAAGTGATATGGATGGTACGCTACTAAACTCTAACCACGAAGTAAGTAATTTATTTTTAGAACAATTTAAAACTCTAAAAAAACACAATATTTTGTTTGTTGCTGCAAGCGGAAGACCTTACTACAGTATTGTTGAAAAATTAAAATCTATTAAAAATGATATTATTGTAGTTGCAGAAAACGGAGGATTGGTTATTCAAAACAACAAACAAATTCTTTCTACCCCAATAGATAGAGGTAATTTATTTGAAATTGAAAAAATAATTGACGCTAACAATCATATTCATCCTGTATTTTGTACAAAAAGTAAAGGCTATTTTAAAAGTAACTCTTTTGGTTATATATCTGTTTTATCAGAATACTACCCCAAATTTAAAGTCATAGACAACATTGAAGAAATTGATGAAGAAATCATGAAAATAGCGCTTTATCATTCAGAAGATTCAGAAAAACATATTTACCCTCTAGTAAAGTTTTTAGAAAATAAATATGCTATTAAAATTTCTGGTAAAAACTGGTTAGATATTTCTGATCATTTAGCCAACAAAGGACACGCCATAAAACTATTACAAGAAACCTTTAATATTTCTGAAAAAGAAACTATGGCTTTTGGCGATTATAATAACGATTTAGAAATGCTAAGCTTAGCAAAATATAGTTTTGCAATGAAAAATGCCCATGACAATGTTAAGGAAGTTGCCAATTACGAAACTAAAAGTAACAATGACTTAGGCGTAGAACACATTATAGCTAAACTTTTAGATACCAAAAACTAA